DNA sequence from the Deltaproteobacteria bacterium genome:
CTCGGCACGTAGCCGCAATCCGCGCGCCGCGTGCAGCGGCCGCCGAAGTCGAGCGCGCCGACGACCGTGCCGGTGTCGTCGAGATCGCTGATCGACCACACTCCTTCCAACTCGTGACCGGCGCCATCCCAGAGGAAGCCCTGATCGGTGTACTGATCCTTGACGGTCGTGCCGGCGGCGACCCCGATCGAGTTCACCGCCGCGAGCGGTCCGCCCGCGATGCTCGTCAACTGTCCACTCTGAAAGAACGCTCCGTGGGACGTCGCGTCGAACCCGACGATCAGCGCGCTCGAGTTGATTGCGAGCGCGGTGAATCCCTGGATCGGCAACATCGTCACGGTCTCGCCGTCGACGGTGAACGGCTGCGCGATTTTCGGATCCGACCAGTTGGTCCCATTGGTGTCGGCGTTTCCGACGATCAGCCCGGCGTCGTTGATGGCGATGAACTCGCCGCTGAACGGTTTGCCGTCGACGTGGTCGACAATCCGGTAGGAGCCATTTGCCCAGGCGACGAACGGATGGTCGTTGATGCGTCCGACCACGTCGCCGCGCCGATTGATCCCCCGAATGAACGCAGTGCCCTGCACTGGAAGCTGCGTGACGACGCCGGCGGAAGCGTCGTAGGTCACGAGCTTGCCGTAGGCCAGGGACTGGTCCCTGAGGGTGCCGGCGATGTGGCTTCCCTTCACTGCATTCACGGTGTCGAGCGGAATGATGGCGGCGACTTGGTAGCGCGGATCGACGTCCGGGTCGAAGCGGAGCCAGACCTGCCCGCCCCGATTGTCCGGCGTCGCGACGATCTGGCAGGGTAGCGTCGCAGGCCCGGTGCAGAGGCCGGACCACTGTCCAAGGTGCGACCGCGGACCGGGCACGGCGCTGACTGTCACGGTCTGCCCCGGATCGAGGATGTCGGCCGCGAGTTCGTTTCCGGGCCGCATGTAGTCGTACCGCCAGAATTGCTCGGGGAAGCGCGGCGAATCGCTGATGACGCTCCCAATGGTCGCCGAGTCGGCCAGCATGTAGCGCACCGCGATCTGGTTTTGCTCGACGACAGCCGTAATGGTCGTGTCCTCGTCTAGCGTCAGCGCGCACCCATCCGCCATCGGCACGCAGTTGCCGCGGAAGGTCGCCCGCCACGGCTTGAGATAGGAGTTTGCGGTCGACGAATAGAACCCCAGAACGATCTTCGTTCCAGCGGACGCGACGGCGACGAGCGTCGACGCGGAGGGCGTCGTGATCGTGGCGCCGGGCGCGTCGATCGAGACATTCGACCACGGATTCCCATCGAATGGCGCGCCGTTCCGCGTCTGCGCCACGACCGTGAGGCGGCGTGGGCCAGAAGGGGGCGGCGCCCTCAAGGAAAAACGCACGTCGACGGTCAGGTCGACATCAATCGCAACCTGACAACGCGTGCCGCTGCACCCCGGCACCGACCACTCGCCGATCGCCGAATCCGACGCTGGCTGCGCTTCTAGCGCTACGGCCGACCCCGCGGGGAGCGTCGCGCGGCATTGCGAGCCGCACTGAATCGGACCTCCCGTCACCGTGCCGTGCCCGTCGCCTTGCGCGCGGACGGTGAGCGTGAACTGCGGTGGAGGTGGCGGCGGATTGGGCGCGAAGCGGACCACCACCGTGAGATCTCCGTTGACCGTCACCGGGCACTGAAGGCCGCTGCAGCCCGCGACTGACCATTCGGGAACCGACGAGTCGGACGGCCTGGCCTCGAGCACCACCGCGGTGTCCGCCTCCACCGATACCGTACAACGCGAGTCGCATTGGATTGGATCGGTGACGACGCCATGCCCGAAGACGACGACTGTCAGTTGGGCCCGCGTTGGGGCATGTCCCCCGCAGCCCAGCATAAGCGCCACTAACCGAACAAGGAACCAGCCGCCCACTCGTCCGCAACGCGCGTTACCGGAATTGCGCACCCGCATCTTCCGCCCCCGCCCTCGAGGAAGATGTGGACTGCGTGCTTGCAGGGCAAGCGATGTAGCCCCCTCCTGCCCGTGCGCTGCTCGGCGGGTCAGTTCGTCTTCATTGGCTCCAACAGCTTCTGCTGCAGGAAGAGAGCGATGGCGGCGGTCGCGTAGTCGCGATTCTCCTTCTTCGCGAAGCCGTGACCTTCGTTCATGCCGAGCAGGTACCAGACGTCCTTCCCGCGTCCGCGGACCGCCTTGACGATCTGCTCCGCCTCGCTGCGCGGAACGCGCGGGTCGTTGTACCCCTGCTGCACGAACAGCTCCGCCTCGATCTTGTCGACGCTGAGCAAGGGCGAGATCCGCTCTTGCACGGCCCGCACCGCCGGGTCGCGCTCATCGCCGTATTCGGCGCGTCGCAGATCGCGCCGGTATGCCTGTGTGTTCTGCAGGAAGGTGACCAGGTTCGAGATGCCGACCACGTCGACCGCCGCCCGGACGCGGCGGCCCTGGAAGGCAGCGGTGGCCAGTGTCATGTATCCGCCGTAGCTGCCGCCGTAGACGCCGACGCGAGAGGCATCGAGCTCGGGCTGCCTGGCGATGAAATCCAGCGTCGCCGGGATGTCCTGCAGCGCCTGCTCCCGCTTCGCGCCGTCGTCGGCGGCGAGATACGCCTTGCCGTACCCCGCTGACCCGCGAACGTTCGGCAGCAACACCGCTAGCCGTAGCTCCGAAGCCAGGAGCTGAACGAAGGACGAGAACGTGGGACGGCTCTGCCCTTCCGGACCGCCATGCCAGATGACGACCACCGGCAGCTTGCCCGTCGCGCCGCGGGGCTTGTACAGGAACGCCGGCATGGTCCCCGCGCCGCCGCCGGCGGGATAGCGGACGAGCTGCGCATCGACGAACGTCGACGGGTCGAGCCCACCGACCTCCGACCGCGTCCAGCGGACCACGCGCATTCCGCGCAGGTCGATCTGGTAGACGTCGGCAGGCTGCGTCGCCGTCTGGAACGTCACTGCGAGCTGATCGGCGCGGTGCCGTGGAAATTCGAAGTTCTCGATCACCGCGTTGCCTGGCAGCGCGATCTGCTGCGCGTGGCGCTGCCGATCGAGAACGTAGAGCCGCGACGCCCCGTCCTCGTTGGTGGCGAAGGCCACCCGCGACCCGTCGTCCGACACCGCCAGGTCCTCGACGTCCCACTTCACGTCTGCCGCGAGCGCGGTATGGTTGCCCTGCCCGTCGAGCAGGTAGAGCTGGTTGAAGTCGCTCCAGCGATCGGTGACGAGGTACACGCCCTTGCCGTCCGCGCTCCACCGCGCAGCGATCACACTCGCCTTGCCTTCTTTCGGTGAGAGCTGCGTCAGCTTCCCCGACGACACGTCCAGAGCGAACAGATCGGCGTCCTGGATGCTGCGCTCGTGAACGACCAGGAGCCGCGCGCCGTCGCGCGAGAACTCCACCGGCGCCCAAGTCCCTTCCGCCTCGGTGACCCGCCGCGCGTTCTTTGGCGAGCTGGCGTCGGCGACGTAGACATCGGTGTCCTTTCCGTTGCGTTGCGTGCTGGAAAAGGCGACCCGCTTGCCGTCGCGAGAGAGGGTCAGCGACTGGTGGCGGCTCTTGCCATCGGTGAGCAGCTCGGATCGTCCCGAGCGCCGGTCGAGCCGGAAGAGCTGGTAGAACTCGCCGCCGCCTTTGTCCTGCAGGTACCAGACGATCTGGGGATCGCCTGGCTGGAACCTTGCCGCGTTGACCGGCTCGTCCGCGAAGGTGATCTGCGTGCGCATGCCGAGGGGCATCTCGACGACGTGCAGCTGGGCGGTGGAAGCGAAGCGCGTGGTGATGAGCAGCGCACTGCCGTCATCTGAGACGTCCGCCAGCGCGGCGGAGCGCGCGTTCAGGTACTGGCCGGTGCGCGATTTGAGATCCGCGGGGATCGCCGGCACCCCGCTCTGGAGCAGGCTGGGAACGCCCGGCGCAGGTCCCATTCCCTCGACGGTGGAAGAAGGAGTCTCGGGTGCGGGCGGGGCAGCGGCAAGCAGGAACGCGAGGATGAGAACCGGCATGGCGCCGCGTTTTGCGCGGGACCTGTGCAAAAAGCAAGGCCAGCGAATGACCGGCCCTGAGACTAGTGCAGCGCATGTGAGATCCGATGGCCGCCGCTCATCCCGACGCTTTCACGCTGATAGATCGATCTGCGTCCGTTGCGGCCCCTCGTGTTCGGCCAGCGCCACAAAGCCCTCGACGCCGACCTGGTGCGCACCATCCACGGCTTCGACGCGCTTCTGGTGCTCACCGGATCGACGGCGTCGGCAAATCTTTAGCCCTCGCGCTTCATGCGCTTCCGGCGGGCAATCTCACGTTCGCTGGGGGAATCGAGCGTAGTGTCGCCAATCTTGATCTCACCCTCTCGCTCGTAATGGCCGACGATCAGGCCATTTGGAGAGACGCGGGACCTGGTCAGCTTGAAAGAATGCGGCGCCGAGCCGTCGGCGAACAGCTTTTTGCCGCCGCCAAGCACGACCGGCACTGTGAAGATGCTCATAGCGTCGACCAGGTCATTGGCGAGCAGCGCGTGGACGAGTTCGGTACTGCCCTGGGTGGCGAGGTTCGGGCCGTCTTCCTGCTTCAGGCGCTTCACGTCGGCGATGTCGCGCAGGAGCACTGAGCCTGCCCAGCTCGTATCGACCTCGCCTGAGCGCGAAACCGCGTACTTCTTGATGTCCTTGAACAGCTTGGCGATGCTGCCATGGGGAGCGTCTTCTTCGTAGTAGGGCCAGTACGCGGCGAAAATCTCGTAGGTCTTGCGGCCGAGCAGCAGGTCGAATTTCTCCTTGAAGACGCGGTGGACCTCTTCGCCGCCCGCTTGATCGAAATAGGGCATCGCCCAGCCGCCGAACTTGAAGGCCTTGGTCGGATCCTCGGTCGGCCCGCCGGGCGCTTGCATGACGCCATCGATGGA
Encoded proteins:
- a CDS encoding alpha/beta fold hydrolase, which produces MPVLILAFLLAAAPPAPETPSSTVEGMGPAPGVPSLLQSGVPAIPADLKSRTGQYLNARSAALADVSDDGSALLITTRFASTAQLHVVEMPLGMRTQITFADEPVNAARFQPGDPQIVWYLQDKGGGEFYQLFRLDRRSGRSELLTDGKSRHQSLTLSRDGKRVAFSSTQRNGKDTDVYVADASSPKNARRVTEAEGTWAPVEFSRDGARLLVVHERSIQDADLFALDVSSGKLTQLSPKEGKASVIAARWSADGKGVYLVTDRWSDFNQLYLLDGQGNHTALAADVKWDVEDLAVSDDGSRVAFATNEDGASRLYVLDRQRHAQQIALPGNAVIENFEFPRHRADQLAVTFQTATQPADVYQIDLRGMRVVRWTRSEVGGLDPSTFVDAQLVRYPAGGGAGTMPAFLYKPRGATGKLPVVVIWHGGPEGQSRPTFSSFVQLLASELRLAVLLPNVRGSAGYGKAYLAADDGAKREQALQDIPATLDFIARQPELDASRVGVYGGSYGGYMTLATAAFQGRRVRAAVDVVGISNLVTFLQNTQAYRRDLRRAEYGDERDPAVRAVQERISPLLSVDKIEAELFVQQGYNDPRVPRSEAEQIVKAVRGRGKDVWYLLGMNEGHGFAKKENRDYATAAIALFLQQKLLEPMKTN
- a CDS encoding deaminase, translated to MRKIIVGAQVSIDGVMQAPGGPTEDPTKAFKFGGWAMPYFDQAGGEEVHRVFKEKFDLLLGRKTYEIFAAYWPYYEEDAPHGSIAKLFKDIKKYAVSRSGEVDTSWAGSVLLRDIADVKRLKQEDGPNLATQGSTELVHALLANDLVDAMSIFTVPVVLGGGKKLFADGSAPHSFKLTRSRVSPNGLIVGHYEREGEIKIGDTTLDSPSEREIARRKRMKREG